One Bradyrhizobium sp. ISRA464 genomic window carries:
- the dapE gene encoding succinyl-diaminopimelate desuccinylase, translated as MTDAVSITRDLVRCPSVTPADAGALGVLENLLKAAGFEVHRVTFSEPGTADIDNLYARIGSAAPHITFAGHTDVVPPGDESAWTVGAFSGEVKDGYLYGRGAVDMKGGIACSVAAVLQYLKDHGGKPQENGNGSISFLITGDEEDVSINGTVKLLKWCAERGETFDHCVLGEPSNVEVLGDMIKIGRRGSQSGTLVVDGVQGHVAYPHRASNPVPDISRLIVALSDEPLDHGSAQFQASNLEFTSVDVGNSASNVIPGQARAKFNIRYNDNHTQESLRRLVDERLAKACGNRIRARIEWMPSNSNVFVTQPGSFTDLAVAAIEEITGRKPELSTSGGTSDARFISSYCPVIEFGLVGQTMHQIDERTPVADLEKLTRIYRGVLDRYFA; from the coding sequence ATGACCGATGCCGTCTCCATCACCCGCGATCTCGTTCGTTGCCCCTCCGTCACCCCGGCCGATGCCGGCGCGCTCGGCGTGCTCGAAAATCTGCTGAAGGCCGCAGGTTTCGAGGTCCATCGCGTGACCTTCTCCGAGCCCGGCACCGCCGACATCGACAATCTCTATGCCCGCATCGGCAGCGCGGCGCCGCATATCACCTTCGCCGGCCACACCGACGTGGTGCCGCCGGGAGATGAATCCGCGTGGACGGTCGGCGCGTTCTCCGGCGAGGTGAAGGACGGCTATCTCTACGGCCGCGGCGCGGTCGACATGAAGGGCGGCATCGCCTGCAGCGTCGCTGCGGTGCTGCAATATCTAAAGGACCATGGCGGCAAGCCGCAAGAAAACGGCAACGGCTCGATCTCGTTCCTGATCACCGGCGACGAGGAAGACGTCTCGATCAACGGCACGGTCAAGCTTCTGAAATGGTGCGCCGAACGCGGCGAGACGTTCGACCACTGCGTGCTCGGCGAGCCGTCGAATGTCGAGGTGCTCGGCGACATGATCAAGATCGGCCGCCGCGGCTCGCAATCCGGCACGCTTGTTGTCGATGGCGTGCAGGGCCATGTCGCCTACCCGCACCGCGCCTCGAACCCGGTGCCGGACATTTCGCGGCTGATCGTGGCGCTGAGCGACGAGCCGCTCGACCACGGCAGCGCGCAATTCCAGGCGAGCAACCTCGAATTCACCTCCGTCGACGTCGGCAACAGCGCGAGCAACGTGATCCCCGGCCAGGCCCGCGCAAAGTTCAACATCCGCTACAACGACAATCACACCCAGGAGAGCCTGCGCCGGCTGGTCGACGAACGCCTGGCAAAGGCCTGCGGCAATCGCATCCGCGCCCGCATCGAATGGATGCCGTCGAACTCCAACGTGTTCGTCACCCAGCCCGGCTCGTTCACCGATCTCGCCGTCGCCGCGATCGAGGAGATCACCGGCCGCAAGCCGGAGCTCTCCACTTCGGGCGGCACTTCGGACGCGCGCTTCATCTCGAGCTACTGCCCGGTGATCGAATTCGGCCTGGTCGGCCAGACCATGCACCAGATCGACGAGCGCACGCCGGTGGCCGACCTGGAGAAGCTGACGCGGATATATCGGGGCGTGTTGGACAGATATTTTGCGTAA
- the def gene encoding peptide deformylase, protein MAIREIIILPDKQLRLVSKPVEKVTPEIRKLADDMFETMYDAPGIGLAAIQVAQPLRLITMDLAKRDENGETTPKPRVFINPEIIARSEELSVYEEGCLSIPEYYEEVERPARVRVRFLDLDGKVHEEDAEGLYATCIQHEIDHLNGVLFVDYLSKLKRDRVLKKFAKAAKRVAE, encoded by the coding sequence ATGGCTATCAGAGAAATCATCATTCTGCCGGACAAGCAGTTGCGGCTGGTGTCGAAACCTGTCGAGAAGGTGACGCCGGAGATCCGCAAGCTCGCCGACGACATGTTCGAGACCATGTATGACGCACCCGGCATCGGACTGGCGGCGATCCAGGTCGCACAGCCGCTCCGGCTGATCACCATGGACCTCGCCAAGCGCGACGAGAACGGCGAGACGACGCCGAAGCCGCGCGTCTTCATCAATCCGGAGATCATCGCACGCTCGGAGGAGCTCTCGGTCTACGAAGAGGGCTGCTTGTCGATCCCTGAATATTACGAGGAGGTCGAGCGTCCCGCGCGCGTGCGCGTCCGCTTCCTGGATCTCGATGGCAAGGTGCACGAGGAGGACGCCGAAGGCCTCTACGCCACCTGCATCCAGCACGAGATCGACCACCTCAACGGCGTGCTGTTCGTCGACTACCTGTCGAAGCTCAAGCGCGACCGCGTGCTGAAGAAGTTTGCCAAGGCCGCCAAGCGCGTGGCGGAGTAG
- a CDS encoding pyrimidine 5'-nucleotidase — MKTPRTFSHIDTWVFDLDNTLYPHHVNLWQQVDARIGEFVGNWLGVTPEEARRIQKDYYLRYGTTMRGMMTEHGVRADDFLAYVHKIDHSPLEPNPAMGAAIARLPGRKLILTNGSTDHVDAVLDRLGIGHHFEGVFDIIAADLEPKPAPQTYQKFLKLHDVDPTKAAMFEDLARNLVVPHELGMTTVLVVPDGSREVVRETWELEGRDAAYVDHVTDDLTGFLQRLS; from the coding sequence ATGAAAACTCCCCGCACCTTCTCGCACATCGACACCTGGGTGTTCGATCTCGACAACACGCTGTACCCGCACCACGTCAACCTGTGGCAGCAGGTCGATGCGCGGATCGGCGAGTTCGTCGGCAACTGGCTGGGCGTGACGCCGGAGGAGGCGCGGCGGATTCAGAAGGACTACTACCTGCGCTACGGCACCACCATGCGTGGCATGATGACCGAGCACGGCGTGCGCGCCGACGATTTTCTCGCCTATGTGCACAAGATCGACCACTCACCGCTCGAACCGAACCCGGCGATGGGGGCGGCGATCGCGAGGCTGCCCGGGCGCAAGCTGATCCTGACCAACGGCTCCACCGATCACGTCGATGCGGTGCTCGACCGGCTCGGTATCGGTCACCATTTCGAGGGCGTATTCGACATCATCGCCGCGGATCTCGAGCCGAAGCCCGCGCCGCAGACCTACCAGAAGTTCCTGAAACTTCATGACGTCGATCCCACCAAGGCCGCGATGTTCGAGGACCTCGCGCGCAACCTCGTGGTGCCGCACGAGCTCGGCATGACCACCGTGCTGGTGGTGCCCGACGGCAGCCGGGAGGTGGTGCGCGAAACCTGGGAGCTGGAGGGCCGCGACGCCGCCTATGTCGATCATGTCACCGACGATTTGACTGGCTTCTTGCAGCGGCTGAGCTGA
- a CDS encoding DUF423 domain-containing protein, producing the protein MNGLPRLLTGLAAIMGACGVMLAAAAAHLPDASRLGAASSMLLFHATAALATVALAERAVVHPRIGTVAGCGFVIAASLFAGDLTARQYAGHGLFPMAAPTGGTLLILSWLVLAVAAVWPKR; encoded by the coding sequence ATGAACGGCTTGCCCCGGCTCCTGACCGGCCTTGCCGCCATCATGGGCGCCTGCGGCGTGATGCTGGCGGCGGCCGCAGCCCATTTGCCGGACGCCTCGCGGCTGGGCGCGGCGTCCTCGATGCTGCTGTTTCATGCTACCGCCGCGCTCGCAACCGTCGCGCTGGCGGAGCGCGCCGTTGTTCATCCGCGGATCGGGACAGTGGCCGGCTGCGGCTTCGTCATCGCGGCGTCATTGTTCGCGGGCGACCTGACGGCGCGCCAATATGCCGGCCACGGCTTGTTTCCGATGGCCGCGCCGACTGGCGGAACATTGCTGATCCTGAGCTGGCTGGTGCTCGCGGTCGCGGCTGTGTGGCCGAAGCGCTGA
- the truA gene encoding tRNA pseudouridine(38-40) synthase TruA yields MPRYKLTIEYDGTPFSGWQIQETAPTVQGALETAVKAICGEDVRVHGAGRTDAGVHARGQVAHCDIAKSFPPGRLRDGLNAHLRPHPIAILAADIVPDDFEARFSATKRHYLYRIVNTRANLALDIGRVWRVPRALDAVAMHTAAQRLLGKHDFTTFRDTECQARSPEKTLDQLDVTRDGDAVNIVTSARSFLHSQVRSMVGSLVWVGEGRWSADDLSTALAARDRAACGPVAPPQGLYLVRVDY; encoded by the coding sequence ATGCCCCGCTACAAGCTCACCATCGAATATGACGGCACGCCGTTCTCCGGCTGGCAGATCCAGGAGACCGCGCCGACCGTGCAGGGCGCGCTGGAAACGGCGGTCAAGGCGATCTGCGGCGAAGACGTCCGCGTCCATGGCGCCGGCCGCACCGATGCCGGCGTGCATGCGCGCGGCCAGGTCGCGCATTGCGACATCGCCAAGAGCTTTCCGCCGGGTCGTTTGCGCGACGGGCTGAACGCGCATCTGCGCCCGCATCCGATTGCGATCCTTGCGGCCGACATCGTGCCTGACGATTTCGAGGCGCGCTTCTCGGCAACGAAGCGGCATTATCTCTATCGCATCGTCAACACCCGCGCGAACCTCGCGCTCGACATCGGGCGCGTCTGGCGTGTGCCGCGTGCGCTCGACGCTGTGGCCATGCACACGGCCGCGCAGCGGCTGCTCGGCAAGCACGATTTCACCACCTTCCGCGACACCGAGTGTCAGGCCAGATCGCCGGAGAAGACGCTCGATCAGCTCGACGTCACGCGCGACGGCGATGCCGTGAACATCGTGACCTCGGCGCGCTCGTTCCTGCACAGCCAGGTGCGCTCGATGGTGGGATCGCTGGTCTGGGTCGGCGAGGGCCGCTGGAGCGCGGATGATCTTTCCACAGCGCTCGCCGCCAGGGATCGTGCCGCCTGCGGCCCGGTCGCGCCGCCGCAGGGACTGTATCTGGTGCGGGTTGATTACTAG
- the argB gene encoding acetylglutamate kinase, which yields MTDQHISPLDQARILSEALPHMQQYDEETIVIKYGGHAMGAEDTAKAFARDIVLLEQTAVNPVVVHGGGPQIATMLQRLGIQSEFAAGLRITDAATIEIVEMVLAGSVNKQIVGYINEAGGKAVGLSGKDGNMVKASKTTRTMIDPGSNIEKAIDLGFVGDPEKVDLTLLNQLIGYELIPVLAPLATSKDGQTLNINADTFAGAIAGALKAKRLLLLTDVPGVLDKSKKLIPDLSIKDARKLIADGTISGGMIPKVETCIYALEQGVQGVVIIDGKMQHAVLLELFTNQGTGTLIHK from the coding sequence ATGACCGACCAGCACATCAGCCCGCTCGATCAGGCCCGCATCCTGTCCGAGGCGCTGCCGCACATGCAGCAATATGACGAAGAGACCATCGTCATCAAATATGGCGGCCATGCCATGGGCGCCGAGGACACTGCAAAGGCCTTCGCGCGCGACATCGTGCTGCTCGAACAGACGGCGGTCAATCCGGTGGTCGTGCATGGCGGCGGTCCGCAGATCGCGACTATGCTGCAGCGCCTCGGCATCCAGTCGGAATTCGCGGCCGGCCTGCGCATCACCGACGCCGCGACCATCGAGATCGTCGAGATGGTGCTGGCCGGCTCGGTCAACAAGCAGATCGTCGGCTACATCAACGAGGCCGGCGGCAAGGCCGTGGGCCTCTCCGGCAAGGACGGCAACATGGTGAAGGCGTCGAAGACGACCCGCACCATGATCGATCCGGGCTCCAATATCGAGAAGGCGATCGATCTCGGTTTCGTCGGCGATCCCGAGAAGGTCGACCTCACGCTGCTCAACCAGCTGATCGGCTATGAGCTGATCCCGGTGCTTGCGCCGCTGGCGACCTCGAAGGACGGCCAGACGCTGAACATCAACGCCGACACCTTTGCCGGTGCGATCGCGGGCGCGCTGAAGGCCAAGCGCCTTCTGCTCCTGACTGACGTGCCCGGCGTGCTCGACAAATCCAAGAAGCTGATCCCCGACCTGTCGATCAAGGACGCTCGCAAGCTGATCGCCGACGGCACCATTTCCGGCGGCATGATCCCGAAGGTCGAGACGTGCATCTACGCGCTCGAACAGGGCGTGCAGGGCGTCGTGATCATCGACGGCAAGATGCAGCATGCGGTGCTGCTCGAACTCTTCACCAACCAGGGGACCGGCACGCTGATCCACAAGTGA
- a CDS encoding DUF1036 domain-containing protein: MSLPAAIVSLLFSSAPAHADLKLCNRMSYVIEAAIGIDDKAATATRGWFRIDPATCRVVVQGALTADRVLLNARALGVYGASPVPQNGTDTLCVAQDNFVIAAARQCRSGQTPAQFTQIRPTQTDDGNLVAYLAEDSEYDDQQARLAGIQRLLVIAGYDAAPIDGVDGPKTQAALSAFLRSRGLASDVVQSPNFFATMIDAVQKPSPSGLTWCNDTPHKVMAAVATDDGKAVTSRGWYRIDPGKCLHPDVSGTPKQIYSFAEAVDTDNRTIRIKDKPLNWGGTKELCTRDSKFEVNDQGDCANRGLTAIGFAPVDMTSGGKTLRFAMP; the protein is encoded by the coding sequence ATGTCGCTCCCGGCCGCGATCGTTTCGCTGCTGTTCTCGTCGGCGCCGGCGCATGCCGACCTGAAACTGTGCAACCGCATGAGCTATGTGATCGAGGCCGCAATCGGCATCGACGACAAGGCCGCGACCGCGACCCGGGGCTGGTTCCGCATCGATCCCGCGACCTGCCGCGTCGTGGTGCAGGGTGCGCTCACCGCCGACCGCGTGTTGCTCAATGCCCGCGCGCTCGGCGTCTACGGCGCCTCGCCGGTCCCGCAGAACGGCACCGATACGCTCTGCGTCGCGCAGGACAATTTCGTGATCGCGGCCGCGCGCCAGTGCCGTTCGGGCCAGACGCCCGCGCAGTTCACCCAGATCAGGCCGACGCAGACCGATGACGGCAACCTCGTCGCCTACCTCGCCGAGGACAGCGAATATGACGACCAGCAGGCGCGGCTCGCCGGCATCCAGCGCCTGCTGGTGATCGCGGGCTACGACGCTGCGCCGATCGACGGCGTCGACGGCCCGAAGACACAGGCCGCGCTGTCCGCATTCCTCAGGAGTCGCGGGCTCGCAAGCGACGTGGTGCAGTCGCCGAACTTCTTTGCCACCATGATCGACGCCGTGCAGAAGCCGTCGCCATCGGGGCTGACCTGGTGCAACGACACGCCGCACAAGGTGATGGCCGCAGTTGCGACCGATGACGGCAAGGCGGTGACCAGCCGCGGCTGGTATCGCATCGATCCCGGCAAGTGCCTGCATCCCGACGTGTCCGGCACGCCGAAACAGATCTACTCCTTCGCCGAGGCCGTCGACACCGACAACCGCACTATCCGCATCAAGGACAAGCCGCTGAACTGGGGCGGCACGAAGGAGCTCTGCACCCGTGACAGCAAGTTCGAGGTCAACGACCAGGGCGACTGCGCCAACCGCGGCCTCACTGCGATCGGCTTCGCGCCGGTCGACATGACCAGCGGCGGCAAGACGCTGCGCTTTGCGATGCCGTGA
- the fmt gene encoding methionyl-tRNA formyltransferase — MPLRLIFMGTPDFAVPTLLELVAHGHEVVAVYTRAPKPGGRRGLQLQPTPVEREARRLGIPVLTPKTLKTPDALGEFRAHDADAAVVVAYGMILPQAILDAPKLGCFNLHASLLPRWRGAAPINRAIMAGDAESGVMVMKMDVGLDTGDVAMVERLAISDSMTASDLHDALAPLGADLMVRAMGGLERGGLRLTKQSEDGVTYAAKIEKAEAKIDWSKPAHAVLRHIHGLSPFPGAWCELAGDGEPVRLKILRCELARGSGAPGDVLDDNLAIASGGGAIRILELQRAGKAPMKAADFLRGTPLKPPARLA; from the coding sequence ATGCCTCTCCGCCTGATCTTCATGGGCACGCCCGATTTCGCGGTGCCGACGCTGCTGGAGCTGGTCGCGCACGGCCATGAGGTCGTGGCCGTCTATACTCGCGCGCCGAAGCCGGGCGGACGCCGCGGCCTGCAATTGCAGCCGACGCCGGTCGAGCGCGAGGCGCGGCGGCTCGGCATTCCCGTTCTGACGCCAAAGACGTTGAAGACGCCGGACGCGCTCGGGGAATTCCGCGCGCATGATGCGGATGCCGCCGTCGTGGTGGCCTATGGCATGATCCTGCCGCAGGCAATTCTCGACGCGCCGAAACTGGGTTGCTTCAACCTGCATGCCTCGCTGCTGCCGCGCTGGCGCGGCGCCGCCCCGATCAACCGCGCCATCATGGCGGGCGATGCCGAGAGCGGCGTGATGGTGATGAAAATGGATGTCGGGCTCGACACCGGCGATGTCGCGATGGTCGAGCGGCTCGCAATCTCGGACAGCATGACGGCATCCGACCTCCACGATGCGTTGGCGCCGCTCGGCGCCGACCTGATGGTGCGCGCGATGGGCGGACTGGAGCGCGGCGGTTTGCGGCTGACGAAGCAGAGCGAGGATGGCGTCACCTACGCCGCCAAGATCGAGAAGGCCGAGGCGAAGATCGACTGGAGCAAGCCGGCGCACGCGGTGCTGCGGCACATTCACGGGCTTTCGCCGTTCCCCGGTGCCTGGTGCGAGCTCGCAGGCGACGGCGAGCCGGTGCGCTTGAAAATCCTGCGCTGCGAGCTGGCCAGGGGCTCAGGCGCGCCCGGTGACGTGCTCGACGACAACCTTGCGATCGCCAGTGGCGGCGGCGCGATCCGAATTCTCGAGCTGCAGCGCGCCGGCAAGGCGCCGATGAAGGCCGCGGATTTCCTGCGCGGCACGCCGCTGAAACCGCCTGCGCGGCTCGCCTAG
- the rmuC gene encoding DNA recombination protein RmuC, translated as MNEILLTIGDLHVRVSDALIALGVLALLLLLSIALVIARASRRGAELAMAQTIRADELEERLADMLRTQSEASGRVDAMAQALAGRQAEMARAVNERLDSVTHRVGQSMEQSTRNTMDSLRVLHERLGIIDHAHKNLNELTTQVTTLRDVLANKQSRGAFGQARMEAIVQDGMAKGSYEFQYTLTTGKRPDCVVFLPDQRPLCIDAKFPLEAMTALHDARSDEERKFASQRLRSDVLKHVSDIAEKYLIPGETQDTALMFVPSESVYAEIHDGFDDVIQKAYRARVVLVSPSLLMLAIQVMQQILKDARIRDAADQIRNEVMHLGDDLARLRERVVKLQNHFGQVNEDVRQILISADKIEKRAGRIEELDFSKSETPIEVPRFVKGATPELFPAPRKLQAGE; from the coding sequence ATGAACGAGATCCTCCTGACCATCGGTGACCTGCACGTCCGCGTCTCCGACGCGCTGATCGCCCTTGGCGTGCTGGCATTGCTCCTGTTGCTGAGCATTGCCCTGGTGATCGCGCGGGCCAGCCGGCGCGGCGCGGAACTCGCGATGGCGCAGACCATCCGCGCCGACGAGCTGGAGGAACGGCTGGCCGACATGCTGCGCACCCAGAGCGAGGCCTCCGGGCGGGTCGACGCCATGGCCCAGGCGCTGGCCGGCCGCCAGGCCGAGATGGCGCGCGCCGTCAACGAGCGGCTGGATTCGGTCACCCACCGGGTCGGCCAGTCGATGGAACAATCGACGCGCAACACGATGGACAGCCTGCGCGTGCTGCACGAGCGGCTCGGCATCATCGACCATGCCCACAAGAACCTCAACGAGCTCACCACCCAGGTGACGACGCTGCGCGACGTGCTCGCCAACAAGCAGTCGCGCGGCGCCTTCGGCCAGGCGCGGATGGAGGCGATCGTCCAGGACGGCATGGCGAAGGGTTCCTACGAGTTCCAGTACACGCTGACCACGGGCAAGCGGCCGGATTGCGTGGTGTTCCTGCCCGACCAGCGGCCGCTCTGCATCGACGCGAAGTTCCCGCTGGAGGCGATGACCGCGCTGCACGACGCCCGCAGCGACGAGGAGCGCAAATTCGCCAGCCAGCGGCTGCGCAGCGACGTGCTGAAGCACGTCAGCGACATCGCGGAAAAATACCTGATCCCCGGCGAGACCCAGGACACCGCGCTGATGTTCGTGCCGTCGGAATCGGTCTATGCCGAGATCCATGACGGCTTCGACGATGTGATCCAGAAGGCCTATCGCGCCCGTGTCGTGCTGGTGTCGCCCTCGCTATTGATGCTGGCGATCCAGGTGATGCAGCAGATCCTGAAGGACGCGCGGATCCGCGACGCCGCCGACCAGATCCGCAACGAGGTGATGCATCTCGGCGACGATCTGGCGCGCCTGCGCGAGCGCGTCGTGAAGCTGCAAAATCACTTCGGCCAGGTGAACGAGGACGTCAGGCAGATCCTGATCTCCGCCGACAAGATCGAGAAGCGGGCCGGCCGCATCGAGGAACTGGATTTCAGCAAGTCGGAGACCCCGATCGAGGTCCCCCGCTTCGTCAAGGGCGCGACGCCCGAGCTGTTCCCCGCCCCGCGCAAG
- the dapD gene encoding 2,3,4,5-tetrahydropyridine-2,6-dicarboxylate N-succinyltransferase, producing MSLSALESTVNAAFDAREGISTSTKGEVRDAVDHALELLDKGEARVAERETNGKWKVNQWLKKAVLLSFRLNDMGQIPGGPGKASWWDKVPSKFEGWGENRFRDAGFRAVPGAIVRRSAFIARNVVLMPSFVNLGAYVDESTMIDTWSTVGSCAQIGKRVHISGGVGIGGVLEPLQAEPVIVEDDCFIGARSEVAEGVIVRKGAVLAMGVFLGASTKIVDRETGEVFLGEVPEYSVVVPGTLPAKPLKNGQPGPATACAVIVKRVDERTRAKTSINELLRD from the coding sequence ATGTCGCTGTCCGCCCTCGAATCCACCGTCAACGCCGCGTTCGACGCCCGCGAAGGCATTTCGACCTCGACCAAGGGTGAGGTCCGCGACGCCGTGGATCACGCACTGGAGCTGCTCGACAAGGGCGAGGCCCGCGTCGCCGAGCGGGAGACCAACGGCAAGTGGAAGGTCAATCAGTGGCTGAAGAAGGCGGTGCTGCTCTCGTTCCGCCTCAACGACATGGGCCAGATCCCCGGCGGCCCGGGCAAGGCGTCGTGGTGGGACAAGGTGCCCTCGAAGTTCGAGGGCTGGGGCGAGAACCGTTTCCGCGACGCCGGCTTCCGCGCGGTGCCGGGCGCGATCGTCCGCCGCTCGGCCTTCATCGCGCGCAACGTCGTGCTGATGCCCTCCTTCGTCAATCTCGGCGCCTATGTCGATGAATCCACCATGATCGACACCTGGTCGACCGTCGGCTCCTGCGCCCAGATCGGCAAGCGCGTGCACATCTCCGGCGGCGTCGGCATCGGCGGCGTGCTCGAGCCGCTGCAGGCTGAGCCCGTGATCGTTGAGGACGATTGCTTCATCGGCGCTCGCTCGGAAGTCGCCGAGGGCGTGATCGTGCGCAAGGGCGCGGTGCTGGCGATGGGCGTCTTCCTCGGCGCCTCCACCAAGATCGTCGATCGCGAGACCGGCGAGGTCTTCCTCGGCGAGGTCCCGGAATATTCGGTCGTGGTGCCCGGCACGCTGCCGGCCAAGCCGCTCAAGAACGGCCAGCCCGGTCCGGCCACTGCCTGTGCGGTCATCGTCAAGCGCGTCGACGAGCGCACCCGCGCCAAGACCAGCATCAACGAGCTGCTGCGGGACTGA